Part of the Marasmius oreades isolate 03SP1 chromosome 5, whole genome shotgun sequence genome is shown below.
CCAAGCATCAGCGGGTGAAATGCGGTGCTCTTCTTTCTTACTTCGTTCGAATAGATCCAATAGTGCGTAGGCGTGGACCTCAGAGTGTGTCGGCGAGGGGAGAGAGATTCCAGCTGGAGTGTAGGGTCTATCAGGATCATCAAGAACCGGTTCAATGTCGTCCATAGGATCATCTCCGGCCTCAGACCCAATATCAGAGTACACGTCGTAGAGAGAATGAAGGGTGTCATCTTCTCGATCGACAACATACGCAAGGCGAGCCGTCTCTTCATAGTCTTCATCGATATCATCTTGATCATCAGCGAAGGAAGAACAACCTTGCATATCTTCCTCAACAAACTCCAGGTTCGACTTGGTAGATTCAATTTTCGTGCGCTGGCCCAAAAAGACAATCGTATCGTGATTGCGCTGCGAATCATCCCAGAGAGAAGTGTGACCTGAGGAGgctgcttcctcttcctgcTCAATActatcttcctcttcgaatACTGAATCGTCTTCGTTTACGATATAatcgtcatcctcgtcatcctcAAAGACCGAGCGTGGTGTTGACGGGTCGACATCTTCGATCCGATGGTCTACTTCAGATCCATCAGTCTGAACACGGAGACTACGAGAGGACGACGAAGGGCGTCGGAGAATTTTCATGTCCCGCATGCTCCATTCTTCAAGGTTCGACCCAGCCCTGTTCCCAACTTCCCCGCCTCTCCTCGTTTCGAGTTCTTTCTCCTCCATTTGCTTTCGTCTCTCCTCCAATTCACGTTTTCGGTTATAAACGGTAGGCGAATCGAGTGATTCGGCACTTTCATCCGAGTCATTACCGTGCTGAGCCTCCAATTCGGCGCCATAGCCAGCCATTTGCCCGACTGTACCGATATCCGAGTTTCCGTGGAGTGCAGGGTCATGAAAGTGCATGCGAGGAACGAACATTCCTCCCGTGGGTGAGACCAGACGAGGTGACATGAGGCCTGAACGGGACATGGTATTGAGCCTTGATGATGGGCTGCCAAATGGCGAGTGTAACAGGCCAAATTTGGATCGGGTAGCAGTATGTGGAGGTGGGCTGAGGGGAGGTGAAGGCTTCCACGGTTTACTGGTATCGTAGAAGCCTGAATCGTTGAGAACCGAGGCTTCGTCTCCATCGTCTTTGGAGAATGTGTGATATGAGGGTGGAATTGGGAATTGGGAGAGACCgagtgaagaagaaagagcagATAGAGTGGAAATATGAGAGGTATGTGAAGAACGCCTTAATTCAAAAAGATTCATGGTATCGTCTTCTTCGATCTGGTCAGGGGTGATTAGGGGTGAATGATTGGAAGCTGTGAAGGATATGTCGATTGGGGGTGCTCGAACGGTCGCAGCAGCTGTTGTAGACGATTCTTGATTCATGCCAGAGTTGCGCCTTTCCTGAATACTACTTCCTTCCTGTCCAACTTCGTTCATTCCATCGTCGCCGATAATATCCTTCAAAGCAAGCAACAAGCTGGCTCTACGTGGCGAACGTGATGGGGAACAGGTTCCTGTACCATGGAGAGCAGGCGAAGGTTTTGTAGGACTAAGTGGGTTGTTTCTTTGCCGTAGTTCACCCAGAATGTCGTCCTTGAGAGCATTGTAGTCGTGGTGATGGTGTGTCCTAGACTGGCGAATGGGTTGCATCGGTGTCGATGTTGTTATCGAGTCGTAATCAGGGGAACCTGCTGGATTGGCATGGAGGAAATTGCATCTGTCTTCACCAAATATACAATGACCCTTAAGGTGGAACTCGCACGGCCGGGCTATAAGTATGAGTGATTGACAGCAAAGTCAGAAATGTCACGGTGATGTTTTGAAGAACAAGGACATACTCTTGACGCGCCAGGCTGGCTCTGGGTGTTGAGCGAAGAAGTTGGTAGCCATTACCTATAAAGAGAGTTGAACTAGCATTTGAGGTCACGGTTAACGGTAGTATGCAAAGTAAAAACCAACGGTCAGCAGGTCGCGATATTTTCCCACGAACATGGTACTCGCAACCAGACTGGCAACGGTGGCGACCACTGGCATCAATGGCACCGTAATTGTGTGCATTTTTGGGTGCGATAAATTTGTGGCAAGGCATATGCTTGGGCCATTATAACAACTATGAGCGGACAAAGCAGCAGCCACATTCTATATCCAGGCAGCCCCACCCACATATAAAACGTCAATCCTGACCGATCTTTCTTCCATCAAAGATTTTCATCCTCTATTAGTCCGCATTCACTATGCGTTTCCTTACCCCGTCCGTAGCAAAGGTCTCCACCCAATCCCATTCCGCAAACCAAACCAACAAAGGTAGCCTCCCCCGCCACACTCGTCGTGCCCTTCCTCGGATCGCAGAGGACACGATTGCCTCTGCCACTTCTAAGCCTGGCGTCCTCGCTACTGTGGTTGCAAGGCGCCGTATTCGTGCTAATGAAACCCCCGCGAACGCGATTGGAAGATCTCCTTCTGAGAGTGTCCTAAACGCTCCCAAAAAGCCGAATAACACCAAAATTGGGTCAGCCTCGGATTCCTTGGGGAAAACAAACTTTTGCGACTGGTACAAGTCATTGACACTTGACAAACGTAGAGCGCTCATCATGTCGATGATGGCGGTGTGCAAGGAAAGAGGTGACGCTCGCAAAGTCAGTGATCATGAGAGCGGGAGTGGAGCTAGTCGCAATCCCAACAAAGCGGATCTTACCACAAGCACATTCCAGTGGCGCGTCGAACAGAGCGAGGAGTGTCTGGTGTTGCAATTCAGGGAATGGTACAGTTCACTAGGTGAACACGAGCAAAATACGGCATTGGCGTATTCTACTCTTTCGGATGGGGAGCAACTTGATGTCCTTACTACGGAGGACGAAGAGAACGAAACCCAGGAAATTTCAGCGACCAAGGGGAAGACTGTCGACATTAAAGCATTCGGAAAGCGCCTTACTCGTGGGGCAACTTCTCAGCTGCTCAGCTGGGCCGAGTCATACATCGAAGAGGGTCAGGTTGTGGTGCCAAATTTGCCCGAAGCGATTGAACTACAAGAAGAGATAGCCCCAGATCCGGATTATCCTGTGGTCGATTATCCACTCCCAACGCCACCAACTTCGGGATATCGAGCAAAACTCACTAGGAATGGGACTGTGGTATTGGATAACTGGGGAGAGGTCGTTTTTGAGAAGATTCCACAGAAGTATCGTAGTACAGATCATAGGGGAAGAAAGGGCAAGGCCCGGGCAATTTGAGATACTTGTTATGCTGGTTTGGTCGTTCTTGCGGGACAACGAAGGTCAAAAACTTAATCTTGCACTCTTTTCACTTGAGCACACCCTCCTTATATTTATACTCTTACCTAACTTAACATCTTTAACTTATCCGCCATCCTCACCACCAGAAATGAAAATCTGTTAACGCGGCAACGATCTCTTTTGAGGGGATGTGGCTTGAACAATGAACGATATGTTGATGTTGCACAGAAGCGTCATTTTCGAGTCGTCTTCAGTGGTAATAATGACTGTGATCCTTGTCGATTTCTTAAGCTCCTTGGTAGACCGTGAATATGAGATCAGGGTGGGAGGGTCACCAGTCGTCGCAGTTGATGAgggatagatagatagatatctTGGCGAGAATCGAGGCCAAGTAGGGTCAGGAAGTTCGATAAGCTTATCCAAGTGTCGATGACATCGAGAGAAAAATGAGAAAAAGGCGAGGACCAGGATTTTGAGTTCGGAGTCAGAAGTTGAAGGCGGAGTTATCGGAGTTGTATTCTCCTCAACTTGATCTCTAGTTCTCATGGCGCCTCGGCTTTCGAAACGACAACAACGAGCAATCGACGAGCTTCAAGAGCTCGCCCAAGCTGGTCCTCCCAAGGCAGAAGTCTCCGATGGAAGCCAAGATGAAGAACTACGTACAACAGGAACACGATCAAAGACGGGATTCACAGCAGTATGTCCTGAACTAAATTGACATACATTCACGATTTCAGAACCTTTAACTCGTTTCATTTTCTTATAGCTCCTTGTACCAGATGAAGATGtaaacgaagaagaggaagaggaggttccTGCTGCAAAGTCGAGCAAGAAGGTATATCCATCGCTCTGCATCTGCTACGATCGGTGATGCTCATTATCAAGGTGGTCTCAATGTAgtcgaagaaaaagaaaaagaccgCTACCCGAAGTAGTAGCGTCGCAGGTTCTGAAGTTCCGGCTGCAATACTTCCTACCCCTGCGCCGGTATCATCTCCAAAGACTGAAAACCCGAAACTCAGTAGCGAGAGGAGAGCAGCAAAGAAGGCGAAAGCAAAGgcaaagaaggagaaggggaaagaaaaCGATGGACTCGACGAAATCGATCGAGCATTAGAGGAACTTTCGATGAAGCGCGTTGAAAAGTCATTTCTGTGTCATTCCCCCCACTAACCCACGCAATATTGTAACAGACATCCCGATTTTCAGAAACCAAGCCTTGCGCCTTCTACCCCGACATCGTGGCCCACCTCTGAGGGCCTTATTCCACGACTCTCACCATTGTTGTCCGTATCGTTGACGCATTTAGACTCATCAGCTGAACTCCGTCGATTTTTTGGGGCGAAAGTAGTGAAAGCTTCAACTACTCCTCAAGAACGTGGTTCTCGCGGAGCGACCTCATCCTCTCATCCCAGGCGAGGAAACGCGAAGCAACCTGCAACAGAACGATCGAACTTAACACGACCACAAGCAGGGTGGCCTCCGGCGAGGATGAGGGAAGGACTTGGCTTGAAACTGCTGAGTGAGGGAGAGCTTAAGAGAGAGGAGCCGCAGAGGTTGAGAGTGGAAGGGGAAAGGTGGTGGAGTGTTGATTATGGGAAAAGGTATAAGAGTGTGACCAAGGTTTTTTTGAGGACTGTTCTCTCGGGCGGTGAGATGCACAAATCTTTTGCTGATGCCTACCGAGAGACTTATGGTGTTGTTTTTATCAGATCCTCAAGGTTTCTATGACCTACTCTATAGAAATCCTTGGCATGCAGACACTTTACTTCAATTGTCCGAGGTTTATCGACATCGTGATGGTGCGTATTTTTGTTGGTTCCTTCTCATATCATCCAGTAGCTCAGATATCTTGCTTTAGAACATGCGCAAGCCATTGATCTTATCGAACGAGCTCTGTTTGCATATGAACGTGCTTTCCTCGGAATGGGATCGTTCAACTTCACCAGCGGTGTGAACCGATTAGATTTCGACAGAGTGGAAAACAGGGTTTTTTATATGGCTGTTCATAGAGTTGTCGCGTACGTAGCTCAGAGCTGGATAATCTTGGATTACGGTCATTTTCACTTATGCCTCTCTTTTCTTAAGCGACCTCACCCGCCGTGGCCTCAGCCGAACCGCCTTTGAATTTGCCAGACTTCTATGGGCTCTGGATCCATGGACAGATCCCCATGGTGCTCTTTTCCATTTGGAGTTTTTGGCGTCAAAGGGGATGCGAGGTTGGATGGAAGATGTGTCGCAAGTATTTGAGTCTCAACAGGTTCAAAAGGAAATAGAAGATAAGTTGCATCCAACGATTCTGCCAGGGTGGACTTGGAGTCGGGCGGTGGTGATGAGGATGGGGATGGAAGAGACTGGGAAGGTGTGTTTATTCGCTTTGTGTTACTGCATCGAATGGAGAGGCTGATGTTTTCTGTGTCTTCCTTGTGAACAGAGTCCGGCAGAACGCGAAGAGATAGACAAGAAAAGTACGGAGTTGTTGAAGGAGGCGATACAATCGTTCCCAACGGTTCTACCACTGTTGGCGGACAAAATCGATGCTCACGTTCCGGATTACGTTCGAGGGCTGAAGGAATGTCGGATTGAGGTTGATGGAAGGTGAGCATGCCCCTCTGCAATCGAAGTGACGTTTCGTCAACTTCCGACAGCTCGTTACCACAAGAACAAGCGGTCCTCCATATGTTATCCCACCTCTACGTACAACGCGCATGGTCGTTATGGAAACCTCCTGCGATATCGTCATGGTTAAGTGAGACCGTTCGAAATATGTTCTCGTCCACAAACATCAACCGGCTTCCGCCTACACTCAAACGAACCCGAATCCTCCATCTCTACTCTCCCAAGTGTCCAACGTCGGATCTTCTCTCGCGTTCCGTTTGGAGACACATACTCGTGCTCGAATCGAACTATCGTTCGTTAATCAAGTTCATCCCGAGAAGCGTAGTGGAGGCGAGAGGTTTATCGTGTGATCCGTTACCTCCACCTAGCAGAGTCACAGAGTATAACACAGAGTTTTTCGCTGGcgttgaggaggaggaaggcgGTTCCggtggg
Proteins encoded:
- a CDS encoding uncharacterized protein (BUSCO:EOG09260TDY), with translation MAPRLSKRQQRAIDELQELAQAGPPKAEVSDGSQDEELRTTGTRSKTGFTALLVPDEDVNEEEEEEVPAAKSSKKSKKKKKTATRSSSVAGSEVPAAILPTPAPVSSPKTENPKLSSERRAAKKAKAKAKKEKGKENDGLDEIDRALEELSMKHPDFQKPSLAPSTPTSWPTSEGLIPRLSPLLSVSLTHLDSSAELRRFFGAKVVKASTTPQERGSRGATSSSHPRRGNAKQPATERSNLTRPQAGWPPARMREGLGLKLLSEGELKREEPQRLRVEGERWWSVDYGKRYKSVTKVFLRTVLSGDPQGFYDLLYRNPWHADTLLQLSEVYRHRDEHAQAIDLIERALFAYERAFLGMGSFNFTSGVNRLDFDRVENRVFYMAVHRVVADLTRRGLSRTAFEFARLLWALDPWTDPHGALFHLEFLASKGMRGWMEDVSQVFESQQVQKEIEDKLHPTILPGWTWSRAVVMRMGMEETGKSPAEREEIDKKSTELLKEAIQSFPTVLPLLADKIDAHVPDYVRGLKECRIEVDGSSLPQEQAVLHMLSHLYVQRAWSLWKPPAISSWLSETVRNMFSSTNINRLPPTLKRTRILHLYSPKCPTSDLLSRSVWRHILVLESNYRSLIKFIPRSVVEARGLSCDPLPPPSRVTEYNTEFFAGVEEEEGGSGGRRRMTRAQREVDERRLARLVPDAGFRRQIQELFNANPLLAERIPGGVFEFAQRLAQMPPDVLDDLIAHAAAREGEFGGDILVQEFGEGGGMPGAFEDVDDVAVMGGVEGNGGGLPQLIAEEEEEEDEGDEEEDEDIAPMPIRMIRNLIGRLWSGAGNTAPADGSEEDNDDDERNRRDGGGVD
- a CDS encoding uncharacterized protein (BUSCO:EOG09260TDY) — its product is MAPRLSKRQQRAIDELQELAQAGPPKAEVSDGSQDEELRTTGTRSKTGFTALLVPDEDVNEEEEEEVPAAKSSKKSKKKKKTATRSSSVAGSEVPAAILPTPAPVSSPKTENPKLSSERRAAKKAKAKAKKEKGKENDGLDEIDRALEELSMKHPDFQKPSLAPSTPTSWPTSEGLIPRLSPLLSVSLTHLDSSAELRRFFGAKVVKASTTPQERGSRGATSSSHPRRGNAKQPATERSNLTRPQAGWPPARMREGLGLKLLSEGELKREEPQRLRVEGERWWSVDYGKRYKSVTKVFLRTVLSGDPQGFYDLLYRNPWHADTLLQLSEVYRHRDEHAQAIDLIERALFAYERAFLGMGSFNFTSGVNRLDFDRVENRVFYMAVHRVVADLTRRGLSRTAFEFARLLWALDPWTDPHGALFHLEFLASKGMRGWMEDVSQVFESQQVQKEIEDKLHPTILPGWTWSRAVVMRMGMEETGKSPAEREEIDKKSTELLKEAIQSFPTVLPLLADKIDAHVPDYVRGLKECRIEVDGSSLPQEQAVLHMLSHLYVQRAWSLWKPPAISSWLSETVRNMFSSTNINRLPPTLKRTRILHLYSPKCPTSDLLSRSVWRHILVLESNYRSLIKFIPRSVVEARGLSCDPLPPPSRVTEYNTEFFAGVEEEEGGSGGRRRMTRAQREVDERRLARLVPDAGFRRQIQELFNANPLLAERIPGGVFEFAQRLAQMPPDVLDDLIAHAAAREGEFGGDILVQEFGEGGGMPGAFEDVDDVAVMGGVEGNGGGLPQLIAEEEEEEDEGDEEEDEDIAVSFQHFTSADTSDNFPLLSISPCLYG